A window of the Serratia sarumanii genome harbors these coding sequences:
- the lolE gene encoding lipoprotein-releasing ABC transporter permease subunit LolE, with the protein MAGASLSFLTALRFSRGRKRGGMVSLISVISTIGIALGVAVLIVGLSAMNGFERELKNRILAVVPHGELEPVNQPFSGWPSILQRVEKVPGIVAAAPYINFTGLMENGAQLRAVEVKGVDPQQESRLSALPQYVQGDAWANFKAGEQQVILGKGVADALGVKPGAYVTVMIPNSDPEMKLLQPKRIRLHVTGILQLSGQLDHSLALVPLADAQQYLDMGDSVTGIALKMNDVFAANKLVRDAGEVTNAYIYIKSWIGKYGYMYRDIQMIRAIMYLAMVLVIGVACFNIVSTLVMAVKDKSADIAVLRTLGAKDGFIRAIFIWYGLLAGLLGSLSGVVIGVIASLQLTNIIRGIEKLVGHSFLSGDIYFIDFLPSELHWLDVLIVLATAIVLSLLASWYPARRASRIDPARVLSGQ; encoded by the coding sequence ATGGCGGGAGCCTCACTGTCCTTCCTGACGGCCCTGCGTTTCAGCCGCGGCCGTAAACGCGGCGGCATGGTGTCGCTGATTTCGGTCATCTCCACCATCGGCATCGCGCTGGGGGTGGCGGTGTTGATCGTCGGCCTGAGCGCGATGAACGGCTTTGAGCGCGAGCTGAAAAACCGCATTCTGGCGGTGGTGCCGCACGGCGAGCTCGAGCCGGTAAATCAGCCGTTCAGCGGCTGGCCGTCGATTCTGCAGCGGGTGGAGAAGGTGCCGGGCATTGTGGCCGCCGCGCCGTACATCAACTTTACCGGCCTGATGGAGAACGGCGCGCAGCTGCGCGCGGTGGAAGTCAAAGGCGTTGATCCGCAGCAGGAGAGCCGGCTGAGCGCGCTGCCGCAGTATGTGCAGGGTGATGCCTGGGCCAACTTCAAGGCCGGCGAACAGCAGGTGATCCTCGGCAAGGGTGTGGCCGACGCGCTGGGCGTGAAGCCAGGCGCCTATGTGACGGTGATGATCCCCAACAGCGACCCGGAAATGAAGCTGCTGCAGCCGAAGCGCATTCGCCTGCACGTGACCGGCATTTTGCAGCTCAGCGGCCAGCTCGATCACAGCCTGGCGCTGGTGCCGCTGGCCGATGCGCAGCAGTATCTCGACATGGGTGACAGCGTCACGGGTATCGCCCTCAAGATGAACGACGTGTTCGCCGCCAACAAACTGGTGCGCGACGCCGGCGAAGTGACCAACGCCTACATTTACATCAAGAGCTGGATCGGCAAATACGGCTACATGTACCGCGATATCCAGATGATCCGCGCCATCATGTATCTGGCGATGGTGCTGGTGATCGGCGTGGCCTGCTTCAACATCGTGTCCACGCTGGTGATGGCGGTGAAAGACAAAAGCGCCGACATCGCGGTGCTGCGCACCCTGGGCGCCAAAGACGGCTTTATCCGCGCCATCTTCATCTGGTATGGGCTGCTGGCCGGGCTGCTGGGCAGCCTGAGCGGCGTGGTGATCGGGGTGATCGCCTCGCTGCAGCTGACCAACATTATCCGGGGCATCGAGAAACTGGTCGGCCACTCCTTCCTGTCGGGCGATATCTACTTCATCGACTTCCTGCCTTCCGAGCTGCACTGGCTGGACGTGCTGATCGTGCTGGCGACCGCCATCGTGCTGAGCCTGTTGGCCAGTTGGTATCCGGCGAGGCGCGCCAGCCGCATCGATCCGGCGCGGGTGCTCAGCGGACAATAA
- the nagK gene encoding N-acetylglucosamine kinase, with protein MYYGFDMGGTKIELGVFDDNLQRIWQKRVPTPREDYRQLLATLGDLTLEADAFCGRRGSVGIGIPGLPNDDDGTLFTANVPAAMGRPLPRDLAALIGREVRVDNDANCFALSEAWDDEFRRYPTVLGIILGTGVGGGLIVDGKTVPGRNYIAGEFGHLRLPVDALEVLGRDVPRVACGCGHQGCIENYISGRGFEWMYAHFYGRHLPATEIIAHYQAGEAQAVAHVDRFMDVLAICLGNLLTVLDPHLVVIGGGLSNFDAIYQALPQRLPAHLLRVARLPRIEKARYGDAGGVRGAAFLNLVNREK; from the coding sequence ATGTACTACGGTTTCGATATGGGCGGCACCAAGATTGAGCTGGGGGTATTCGACGACAACCTGCAGCGCATTTGGCAAAAACGGGTGCCGACGCCGCGTGAAGACTACCGGCAACTGCTGGCCACGCTGGGCGATCTGACCCTCGAGGCGGATGCGTTCTGTGGCCGGCGCGGCAGCGTCGGCATCGGCATTCCGGGCCTGCCCAACGACGATGACGGCACGCTGTTTACCGCCAACGTGCCGGCGGCGATGGGGCGGCCGTTGCCGCGCGATCTGGCGGCGCTGATCGGGCGCGAGGTGCGCGTCGACAACGACGCCAACTGCTTTGCGCTGTCGGAGGCCTGGGACGACGAGTTTCGCCGCTACCCGACGGTGCTGGGCATCATCCTCGGCACCGGCGTTGGCGGCGGCCTGATCGTCGACGGCAAGACGGTGCCTGGGCGCAACTATATCGCCGGCGAGTTCGGCCATTTGCGCCTGCCGGTGGATGCGCTCGAGGTGCTGGGGCGTGATGTGCCTCGCGTCGCCTGCGGGTGCGGCCACCAGGGTTGCATTGAAAATTACATATCGGGCCGCGGTTTCGAATGGATGTACGCCCATTTCTATGGCCGGCACTTGCCCGCCACCGAGATCATTGCGCATTATCAGGCGGGTGAGGCGCAGGCGGTGGCTCACGTCGACCGCTTTATGGACGTGCTGGCGATCTGCCTGGGCAACCTGCTGACGGTGCTGGATCCGCACCTGGTGGTGATCGGCGGCGGGCTGTCGAACTTCGACGCCATTTACCAGGCGTTGCCGCAGCGGTTGCCGGCGCACCTGCTGCGGGTGGCCCGGCTGCCGCGCATCGAGAAGGCGCGCTATGGCGACGCCGGCGGCGTGCGCGGCGCAGCGTTCCTCAATTTGGTAAACAGGGAAAAGTAA